In the Candidatus Ozemobacteraceae bacterium genome, one interval contains:
- a CDS encoding acetate kinase has translation MTKTDLEAQLILVLNCGSSSLKYEVFRMPHRESLGRGLVERIGEEAGRIEQSTPGGTFEHEQPIPDHRAAIALVAQHLVDEHHGILDDIREIAGIGHRVVHGGEKYASSVVITDDVIETIEKCAELAPLHNPPNLTGIRAAKELLPDVPQVAVFDTAFHQTMPPHAYLYAIPRELYDEHRIRRYGFHGTSHRYVSARAIGLMKRSPENTNVISAHLGNGASITAIENGKSIDTSMGFTPLEGLIMGTRSGDIDPAILFYLHDRGYSAKQMNTMLNKKSGLLGLSGLSNDLRDLEKAAETGHPAAIQALEAYAHRVRHYVGAYMATLVKVDLFVFTGGIGQNGWRMRERICHRLENIGIFMDYELNRTMGSREGIISHPYSPTTVMVVPTNEELQIALDVCDLVFPPTQEYKRRSTDVNV, from the coding sequence ATGACGAAGACGGACCTCGAAGCGCAGTTGATCCTCGTTCTCAACTGCGGCAGCAGTTCACTCAAATACGAAGTTTTCCGCATGCCTCACCGGGAAAGCCTCGGTCGGGGCCTCGTCGAGCGCATCGGCGAAGAAGCCGGCCGGATCGAACAGAGCACGCCCGGAGGCACGTTCGAACACGAACAGCCGATTCCCGACCACCGGGCCGCCATCGCGCTCGTGGCGCAGCACTTGGTGGATGAGCACCACGGGATTCTCGACGACATCCGGGAAATTGCCGGCATCGGTCACCGGGTCGTTCACGGCGGCGAGAAATACGCCTCGTCCGTCGTCATCACGGACGACGTCATCGAGACGATCGAGAAGTGCGCCGAGCTCGCTCCACTGCACAACCCGCCGAACCTGACCGGTATCCGTGCCGCGAAGGAGCTTCTGCCCGACGTGCCGCAGGTTGCGGTGTTCGACACGGCGTTCCATCAGACGATGCCGCCGCACGCCTACCTGTATGCGATTCCGCGGGAGCTGTATGACGAGCATCGCATTCGGCGATACGGGTTCCACGGCACCAGCCATCGGTACGTGTCGGCCCGCGCCATCGGCCTGATGAAGCGCTCGCCCGAGAACACGAACGTGATTTCCGCCCACCTCGGAAACGGCGCTTCGATCACCGCGATCGAAAACGGCAAATCCATCGACACCTCGATGGGGTTCACCCCGCTCGAGGGCCTGATCATGGGAACCCGCAGCGGCGACATCGATCCAGCCATCCTGTTCTACCTCCACGATCGCGGCTACAGTGCGAAGCAGATGAACACGATGCTGAACAAGAAGAGCGGCCTGCTCGGCCTATCCGGCCTTTCGAACGATCTGCGGGACCTCGAAAAGGCCGCCGAAACCGGTCACCCGGCCGCCATCCAGGCGCTGGAAGCCTACGCGCACCGGGTCAGGCACTACGTCGGCGCCTACATGGCGACGCTGGTCAAAGTCGACCTGTTCGTCTTCACCGGCGGCATCGGCCAGAACGGCTGGAGGATGCGCGAACGAATCTGCCACCGCCTCGAGAACATCGGCATCTTCATGGACTACGAACTGAACCGCACCATGGGCTCCCGCGAGGGCATCATCTCGCACCCGTACTCGCCGACGACCGTCATGGTCGTACCGACCAACGAGGAGCTGCAGATCGCCCTCGACGTCTGCGACCTGGTCTTCCCGCCGACCCAGGAATACAAGCGCCGCTCGACCGACGTGAACGTCTGA
- a CDS encoding DUF3592 domain-containing protein has product MQRTNPGPGRRRGVSCFQALFGFVFCALGLAACGVLTWTWIQENRTRFWEKTPCTIIDGRIEEASDHQGGFSFRPRIRYSYEFGGKPYISDRVAPTEVIEDDYADAQELLDAFPAGNAAFCRVDPGDPAQAVLRHGSPWTILIALFPLIFVAIGLGVMRGGRTDDGKETAPISSTSSRTLPPWAVRLLFGVFALVGMGIGWSLFVVPAINIHRSASWKRVPCTVLQSQVRTHSGDDGDTYSVNILYSYEWNGRPYKSNRYDFFQGSSGGYLSKQAIVNKHPAGHRTTCLINPDQPREAVLTREASGNLLPGLIPLLFFMVGSAGLLLYRGEAPAASACLPRGRTAIHPAGGPVILHSKIGPGLRVAVSIGICLLWNGILTIPASEILQSFQKGRPEWFMAVFMTPFFLVGLGMAGYVIYTALAYFNPRIEIAVGASAVPLGGEIRLKWRLHGRAGRIRKFLLGIEASEAATYRRGTSTVTDTEVFFRQIVFESEDPREFSSGKAVFAIPRNSMHSFDAPNNKIVWELVVTGEIPRWPDLGERFELTILPLPAEQENSGDA; this is encoded by the coding sequence ATGCAGCGAACGAATCCGGGGCCGGGCCGTCGCCGCGGCGTTTCCTGCTTCCAGGCGTTGTTCGGTTTCGTGTTTTGCGCGCTCGGTCTGGCGGCCTGCGGGGTCCTCACCTGGACGTGGATCCAGGAAAACCGCACGCGATTCTGGGAGAAAACGCCCTGCACGATCATCGACGGCCGGATCGAGGAAGCCTCCGACCACCAGGGCGGCTTCTCGTTCCGGCCCCGCATCCGGTATTCCTACGAGTTCGGCGGCAAACCCTACATCTCCGACAGGGTCGCCCCGACGGAGGTGATCGAAGACGACTACGCGGACGCCCAGGAGCTGTTGGACGCCTTTCCCGCAGGAAACGCCGCCTTCTGCCGCGTCGATCCCGGCGATCCCGCGCAGGCGGTGCTCCGGCACGGCTCGCCCTGGACGATCCTGATTGCGCTGTTCCCGCTGATCTTCGTGGCGATCGGGCTCGGCGTCATGCGGGGCGGCCGGACCGACGACGGGAAAGAGACGGCACCAATCTCGTCAACCTCGTCCCGGACGCTCCCGCCGTGGGCCGTTCGGCTGTTGTTCGGGGTGTTCGCCCTGGTCGGCATGGGAATCGGCTGGTCGCTTTTCGTGGTGCCGGCTATAAACATCCATCGAAGCGCCTCCTGGAAGCGCGTTCCCTGCACCGTCTTGCAGAGCCAGGTTCGGACGCATTCGGGTGACGACGGCGACACCTACAGCGTGAACATTCTATATTCTTACGAATGGAACGGCCGCCCATACAAGTCGAACAGATACGACTTCTTTCAGGGATCGAGCGGCGGATACCTGTCGAAGCAGGCCATCGTGAACAAGCATCCCGCGGGGCATCGGACGACCTGTCTGATTAATCCGGATCAGCCGCGCGAAGCCGTGCTGACCCGCGAAGCGTCGGGAAACCTGCTGCCCGGGCTGATTCCCCTCTTGTTTTTCATGGTCGGCTCCGCCGGCCTGCTCCTCTATCGGGGCGAGGCCCCGGCCGCTTCGGCCTGCCTTCCCCGAGGCAGAACCGCAATCCACCCGGCCGGCGGGCCTGTCATACTGCATTCCAAAATCGGCCCGGGGCTTCGCGTCGCCGTCAGCATCGGCATCTGCCTGCTCTGGAACGGCATCCTGACGATTCCCGCCTCCGAGATTCTCCAGAGCTTTCAAAAAGGCCGGCCGGAGTGGTTCATGGCGGTCTTCATGACGCCGTTTTTCCTGGTCGGTCTCGGCATGGCGGGATATGTCATCTACACGGCGCTGGCGTATTTCAACCCGCGCATCGAGATCGCCGTGGGGGCGTCGGCCGTTCCGCTGGGCGGCGAGATCAGGCTGAAATGGCGTCTGCACGGCCGGGCCGGGCGCATTCGAAAGTTTCTTCTCGGCATCGAAGCATCCGAAGCTGCGACCTACCGACGAGGCACCTCCACGGTGACGGACACGGAAGTCTTCTTCCGGCAGATCGTGTTCGAATCGGAGGACCCGCGCGAGTTCTCGTCGGGAAAAGCCGTTTTCGCCATTCCCCGCAACTCGATGCACTCCTTCGACGCCCCGAACAACAAGATCGTCTGGGAACTGGTCGTGACCGGTGAGATCCCCCGCTGGCCAGACCTCGGCGAGCGGTTCGAACTGACGATTCTGCCGCTGCCCGCAGAGCAGGAGAATTCCGGCGATGCCTGA
- a CDS encoding S9 family peptidase, whose translation MPVRKTTVSGGRKNARGSKIASGKAAAGKPLTPEDLARFVLVEDCRIAPEGDTILFTRRHVDDENKTVANLWTVATDGRSAPRQFTTGGKDGHGRFSPDGRHIAFLSGRDKSLQQIWMIPRLGGEALQLTNFPEGSIGEFRWSPDGRSIAVSFREQDPDWTEKARKDRETRGLSTPPRTLDNLWYRLDGDGYFNTSRYFLFIVDAANGTHRKLFDRAPLGIGSFDWSPDGRELVVVANQDPDAFTKPWKTRLVIVDAKSGRARPLPGQTDGMRNGVAWSPDGTLIAFSGTMGRQEVWRAVNQHLFVVDPRTGAQRCVTEGADVCLESAVLSDTREADFMPVFHWTPDSRSIWFEAGVEGTRRLARVPIGGGELEWLTDGPDQASFGGFSADGTKIAMRRGSPLDLDDIAIGIHSADGALSARPLTRFNHDLLSGALLSKPETHWVESADGTPVQLWVMKPVGFESGRKYPALLEIHGGPHAQYGGRFFHEFQALAAAGYVVVFSNPRGSKGYGEAFADRICGDWGNADWQDLQAVIDWMRRRVYVDTKRMGVLGGSYGGYMTNWIIGHTDAFAAAVSDRCVSNLVSMAGTSDYPTVPDSYWPGNAWDRPEELWNQSPLKYAGAIETPTLFIHSEGDLRCSIEQAEQLFTALQLRGVPSRLVRYPSSTSHGMSRTGPADLRIHRLRQILDWFDRWLKPGMEKPPAPKQGKARP comes from the coding sequence ATGCCCGTCAGAAAAACAACCGTTTCCGGGGGCCGAAAGAATGCGCGAGGGAGCAAAATCGCATCCGGAAAGGCCGCCGCTGGAAAGCCGCTGACCCCGGAGGACTTGGCGCGGTTCGTCCTGGTCGAAGATTGCCGCATCGCCCCAGAGGGCGACACGATTCTCTTCACGAGACGCCACGTCGACGACGAGAACAAGACCGTCGCGAACCTCTGGACGGTCGCCACAGACGGTCGCTCCGCGCCGCGCCAGTTCACGACCGGCGGCAAGGACGGCCACGGCAGGTTCTCTCCCGACGGCCGCCACATCGCCTTCCTCAGCGGCCGCGACAAGTCCCTCCAGCAGATCTGGATGATCCCGCGACTGGGCGGCGAAGCCCTCCAGCTCACGAACTTCCCCGAAGGCTCGATCGGCGAGTTCCGATGGTCGCCCGACGGACGCAGCATCGCCGTCTCGTTCCGCGAGCAGGACCCCGACTGGACCGAGAAGGCCCGCAAGGACCGGGAAACGAGGGGGCTCAGCACACCGCCCCGCACGCTGGATAATCTCTGGTACCGCCTCGACGGGGACGGGTATTTCAATACTTCACGCTATTTTCTCTTCATCGTCGACGCCGCGAACGGCACGCACCGGAAACTGTTCGACCGGGCGCCGCTCGGCATCGGCAGTTTCGACTGGTCGCCCGACGGCCGCGAGCTGGTCGTCGTCGCCAACCAGGACCCCGACGCGTTCACGAAACCCTGGAAAACCCGACTGGTCATCGTCGACGCGAAGAGCGGCCGCGCCAGGCCCCTTCCCGGCCAGACCGACGGAATGCGCAACGGCGTCGCCTGGTCGCCGGACGGCACCCTGATCGCCTTTTCGGGCACGATGGGCCGGCAGGAAGTCTGGCGCGCGGTGAACCAGCACCTGTTCGTCGTCGATCCCCGCACCGGCGCCCAGCGTTGCGTGACCGAGGGCGCCGACGTGTGTCTCGAGTCGGCGGTCCTGAGCGACACGCGCGAAGCCGATTTCATGCCGGTGTTCCACTGGACGCCCGACTCACGGTCGATCTGGTTCGAGGCCGGCGTCGAGGGAACGCGGCGGCTCGCCCGCGTGCCGATCGGCGGCGGGGAGCTGGAATGGCTCACCGACGGCCCCGACCAGGCTTCGTTCGGCGGCTTTTCGGCCGACGGGACCAAAATCGCCATGCGGCGCGGCAGTCCGCTCGATCTTGATGATATAGCAATAGGAATACACTCCGCCGACGGGGCTCTTTCCGCGCGCCCCCTGACCCGCTTCAACCACGACCTCCTCTCGGGAGCCCTTCTGTCGAAGCCCGAGACGCACTGGGTCGAGTCCGCCGACGGGACCCCCGTCCAGCTCTGGGTCATGAAGCCGGTCGGTTTCGAGAGCGGAAGGAAATACCCGGCTCTGCTCGAGATCCACGGCGGCCCGCACGCCCAGTATGGCGGCCGGTTCTTCCACGAATTCCAGGCGCTCGCAGCCGCCGGCTACGTCGTCGTCTTCAGCAACCCCCGAGGCAGCAAGGGCTACGGCGAGGCGTTCGCCGACCGGATCTGCGGCGACTGGGGAAACGCCGACTGGCAGGATCTGCAGGCCGTCATCGACTGGATGCGCAGGCGCGTCTACGTCGACACGAAGCGCATGGGCGTGCTGGGCGGCAGCTACGGCGGCTACATGACGAACTGGATCATCGGCCACACCGACGCGTTCGCCGCCGCCGTCTCGGACCGCTGCGTCAGCAACCTCGTCAGCATGGCCGGCACCAGCGACTACCCAACCGTTCCCGACTCCTACTGGCCCGGCAACGCCTGGGATCGCCCGGAAGAGCTGTGGAACCAGAGTCCGCTGAAATACGCCGGCGCGATCGAAACCCCGACGCTCTTCATCCACAGCGAGGGAGACCTGCGCTGCAGCATCGAGCAGGCGGAGCAGCTCTTCACCGCCCTCCAGCTGCGCGGCGTCCCGAGCCGCCTGGTGCGCTACCCGTCCTCGACCAGCCACGGCATGAGCCGCACAGGCCCCGCCGATCTCCGCATCCACCGCCTGCGCCAGATCCTCGACTGGTTCGACCGCTGGCTGAAACCGGGAATGGAAAAACCGCCGGCCCCGAAACAGGGAAAAGCCCGACCTTGA
- a CDS encoding DUF86 domain-containing protein, giving the protein MSDRSDVARLRFVLAKIDDLQEYQARFPSVEALFHDSMACDAVLMCLLQIGETIQKVENKLWSAQLPVHGAYVVRNIIAHDYEGVDLSIIEKIISEDIPSLRMVVVTLLSEITS; this is encoded by the coding sequence ATGTCTGACAGGAGCGATGTCGCTCGTCTTCGCTTCGTTCTTGCGAAGATAGACGACCTGCAAGAATATCAGGCACGCTTTCCCTCCGTGGAGGCGCTCTTTCACGATTCCATGGCATGTGATGCCGTTCTCATGTGCCTTCTTCAGATTGGAGAGACGATTCAGAAGGTCGAAAACAAGCTATGGTCTGCCCAGCTTCCCGTTCACGGCGCGTATGTCGTTCGAAATATCATCGCTCACGATTACGAGGGAGTAGATCTTTCGATCATCGAAAAGATTATCTCCGAAGACATTCCGTCGCTACGCATGGTCGTCGTGACGCTGCTTTCCGAAATAACATCCTGA
- a CDS encoding nucleotidyltransferase domain-containing protein produces the protein MKKLNPELSSRLATLKNRYLAEGFVILGVFGSVARGDETPESDIDLLYQVEALFLKQYGGFASLSRLDKIKHELMAELGRQVDLASANTSNRVLKEEIERDLIYV, from the coding sequence ATGAAGAAGCTAAACCCCGAACTTTCCTCCCGGCTGGCAACACTGAAAAATCGTTACCTTGCCGAGGGGTTCGTCATCCTTGGCGTCTTCGGGTCGGTGGCCCGTGGTGATGAAACCCCGGAAAGCGACATCGACCTGCTCTATCAGGTCGAAGCTCTCTTCCTGAAGCAGTATGGCGGATTTGCGTCACTGAGCAGGCTTGACAAGATAAAACACGAATTGATGGCGGAATTGGGCCGGCAGGTCGATCTCGCCTCTGCCAACACCTCGAACCGGGTGCTCAAAGAAGAGATCGAGCGAGACTTGATCTATGTCTGA
- a CDS encoding radical SAM protein, producing the protein MDDTLIGMMNLAVPKTAVLELTFRCNHQCVFCSVPWDNPAGEYAREAEMTAADWISCIDALAARGVTGIALSGGEPFLKDGCDEILDHLRGARARYPVFDAAGKLVGTEEKPFYVTLITNGRLVTPERAAAVRDVVKAVVVSLPGLSTYAEHTGGGDPERALAALRAFDAAGVPTVVSVCVTTRNLPELFETIATGFLNGGRQLLLNRFLPGGRGTGRNDLCLNRAQLTEMLQTAEHACREANTYGSIGTELPKCVIEAEYRMLTIGTRCSGGVDFFAIDPAGRVRPCNHSPVHLGTWRDLSAAIATPYWQRFKTKRYLPESCRGCGEALDCDAGCREAAHIAGGSLDSPDPLLIEAGVRNRHS; encoded by the coding sequence ATGGATGATACACTCATCGGGATGATGAATCTCGCCGTGCCCAAAACAGCCGTTCTGGAGCTGACCTTCCGGTGCAATCACCAGTGCGTGTTTTGCTCCGTGCCGTGGGACAACCCGGCCGGGGAATACGCCCGCGAAGCCGAGATGACGGCCGCGGACTGGATCTCCTGCATCGATGCGCTCGCCGCCCGCGGGGTGACGGGGATCGCGCTTTCCGGCGGGGAGCCGTTTCTGAAGGACGGCTGCGATGAGATTCTCGACCATCTGCGCGGAGCCCGCGCCCGGTATCCGGTGTTCGATGCGGCAGGAAAGCTCGTCGGCACCGAAGAAAAGCCCTTCTACGTGACCCTCATCACGAACGGCCGGCTGGTCACGCCCGAACGAGCCGCGGCCGTGCGCGACGTGGTGAAGGCGGTCGTGGTGAGCCTGCCCGGGCTCTCCACCTATGCCGAGCATACCGGCGGCGGCGACCCGGAACGGGCGCTCGCGGCCCTGCGGGCGTTCGATGCCGCCGGGGTTCCGACCGTCGTCAGCGTCTGCGTCACGACACGCAACCTGCCGGAACTGTTCGAGACGATCGCGACGGGCTTTCTGAACGGCGGCCGTCAGCTGCTGCTGAACCGGTTTCTGCCGGGCGGCCGGGGAACCGGCCGGAACGATCTCTGCCTGAACAGGGCCCAGCTGACGGAGATGCTGCAGACCGCCGAACATGCCTGCCGTGAGGCGAACACCTACGGCTCGATCGGCACCGAACTGCCGAAATGCGTCATCGAGGCCGAATACCGGATGCTCACGATCGGAACCCGCTGTTCGGGCGGCGTGGATTTCTTCGCGATCGACCCGGCGGGCCGCGTGCGGCCGTGCAACCACTCGCCGGTCCATCTCGGCACCTGGCGCGACCTTTCCGCCGCCATCGCCACGCCCTACTGGCAGCGGTTCAAGACGAAACGATATTTGCCCGAATCCTGCCGCGGGTGCGGCGAGGCGCTTGACTGCGACGCCGGCTGCCGCGAGGCCGCGCACATCGCGGGCGGCTCGCTCGACTCACCCGACCCGCTGCTGATCGAAGCGGGCGTGAGGAATCGTCACTCCTGA